The following proteins come from a genomic window of Achromobacter sp. AONIH1:
- a CDS encoding MFS transporter, translated as MSSPSTTLHAKQGAAAAPVSRARTILAGSVGNAVEWFDWTIYASFAIFFSSQFFPEGNETTALLASFGIFAVGFFMRPVGGWLLGIFSDRYGRKAALGLTILMMAGGSLIIAVTPTYATIGLAAPLLLTAARLLQGLSLGGEYASATTFLAEMAPSNRRGFYSSFVFFSAAVGILAASAVGWALTSTLTKPEMAAWGWRIPFLLGALGGLAGLWIRRSIPETEAFSHSKKAGVEKQPLRTLLREHPVEVLRIVGFSILTTFAFYIFVAYVPTYAIRQVHADPKTAFAANTVALIVFMLVQPLFGALSDRIGRKPQLIVFAAGYLIFFYPLMTTLGPSFGSILAVELFGLVLYAMYTSIAPAIMSEQFPTSVRAVGIGTPYNLVVALLGGTTPYLLTWLQSQGMERWFFYYVLAGAVITLITFIRMPETVGQKLR; from the coding sequence ATGAGCAGCCCCTCCACGACCCTGCACGCCAAGCAGGGGGCCGCCGCCGCGCCCGTGTCGCGCGCCCGCACCATCCTGGCCGGTAGTGTAGGCAATGCCGTCGAATGGTTCGACTGGACCATCTACGCATCCTTCGCCATCTTCTTCTCCAGCCAGTTCTTCCCCGAAGGCAACGAGACCACCGCGCTGCTGGCCTCGTTCGGCATCTTCGCGGTCGGCTTCTTCATGCGCCCGGTGGGCGGCTGGCTGCTGGGCATTTTCTCCGACCGCTACGGCCGCAAGGCCGCGCTGGGCCTGACCATCCTGATGATGGCCGGCGGCTCGCTGATCATCGCCGTCACTCCCACCTACGCCACCATCGGCCTGGCCGCCCCGCTGCTGCTGACCGCCGCGCGCCTGCTGCAAGGCCTGTCGCTGGGCGGAGAGTATGCCTCGGCCACGACCTTCCTGGCGGAAATGGCGCCGTCCAACCGCCGTGGTTTCTATTCCAGCTTCGTGTTCTTCAGCGCCGCCGTCGGCATCCTGGCCGCGTCCGCCGTGGGCTGGGCGCTGACGTCCACCCTGACCAAGCCCGAGATGGCCGCCTGGGGCTGGCGCATTCCGTTCCTGCTGGGCGCGCTGGGCGGCCTGGCCGGCCTGTGGATCCGCCGCTCCATCCCGGAGACCGAAGCCTTCTCGCACAGCAAGAAGGCCGGCGTGGAAAAGCAGCCGCTGCGCACCCTGCTGCGCGAGCATCCGGTGGAAGTGCTGCGCATCGTCGGCTTCTCCATCCTGACGACCTTCGCGTTCTACATCTTCGTGGCCTACGTGCCCACCTACGCCATCCGCCAGGTGCACGCCGATCCGAAGACCGCCTTCGCCGCCAACACCGTCGCGCTGATCGTCTTCATGCTGGTGCAGCCGCTGTTCGGCGCGCTGTCGGACCGCATCGGCCGCAAGCCGCAGCTGATCGTGTTCGCCGCCGGCTACCTGATCTTCTTCTACCCGCTGATGACCACGCTGGGCCCGTCCTTCGGCTCGATCCTGGCGGTGGAACTGTTCGGCCTGGTGCTCTACGCCATGTACACGTCCATCGCGCCGGCCATCATGTCCGAGCAGTTCCCCACCAGCGTGCGCGCCGTCGGCATCGGCACGCCCTACAACCTGGTCGTGGCGCTGCTGGGCGGCACCACGCCCTACCTGCTGACCTGGCTGCAAAGCCAGGGCATGGAACGCTGGTTCTTCTACTACGTGCTAGCCGGCGCCGTGATCACCCTGATCACCTTCATCCGCATGCCCGAGACGGTCGGCCAGAAGCTCCGCTAA
- the csy2 gene encoding type I-F CRISPR-associated protein Csy2, producing MVNALFSSEALLVFPHLRIQNANAISSPLTHGFPSITAFTGLMWALERNLAKAKVPLRLHGVGVICHHHQEQTTQGYVRSFNLTRNPVDKDGSTAAIVEEGRIHLDISLVFSVSEIRTTDTVPKLLRGNETDTQKWANTAGDVLAQMRVAGGSLLPSRPAPGRRVRPWLAVLADDPQERDRQFRQWRRQWLPGFALVGRDDLLADRLHRLRERDPQTSLLDAWLHASRFNHEPVPLQDGEPAPTDGKQRWADPWRGAGSGWIVPIPVGYAALSPLHEAGSVLNARDAATPLRFVESVYSMGEWISPHRLTHLDQLLWRAETDEALGLYRCRNDYAPDPSQLPVTDETGQEDDDEIYPYS from the coding sequence ATGGTGAATGCTCTCTTCTCCTCTGAAGCACTTCTGGTATTTCCCCACCTACGCATCCAAAACGCCAACGCCATCTCCAGCCCGCTGACGCACGGCTTTCCCTCCATCACCGCCTTCACCGGCCTGATGTGGGCGCTGGAACGCAATCTGGCCAAGGCCAAAGTCCCGCTGCGGCTGCACGGCGTTGGCGTGATCTGCCACCATCACCAGGAGCAGACGACGCAAGGCTACGTGCGTAGCTTCAACTTGACCCGCAATCCCGTGGACAAGGACGGAAGCACGGCAGCCATCGTCGAAGAAGGCCGCATTCATCTGGACATTTCGCTGGTCTTTAGCGTTTCGGAAATACGCACCACCGATACGGTGCCGAAGCTGCTGCGGGGCAACGAAACCGACACACAGAAATGGGCGAATACGGCAGGCGACGTGCTGGCGCAAATGCGTGTCGCCGGCGGCAGCCTGTTGCCTTCCCGTCCCGCACCTGGCCGGCGCGTGCGTCCTTGGCTGGCAGTCCTGGCAGACGACCCACAGGAGCGCGATAGGCAGTTCCGCCAATGGCGTCGGCAGTGGTTGCCCGGCTTCGCGCTGGTTGGACGTGATGATCTGCTGGCTGACCGGTTGCATCGTCTCCGCGAGCGCGATCCGCAGACGTCCCTGCTGGACGCCTGGCTCCATGCCTCGCGCTTCAACCATGAGCCGGTACCACTCCAGGACGGCGAACCCGCGCCAACCGATGGCAAACAGCGCTGGGCGGATCCCTGGCGCGGCGCCGGCAGCGGCTGGATCGTGCCGATACCGGTCGGCTATGCCGCGCTATCGCCGTTGCACGAAGCAGGTTCTGTCCTGAACGCCCGAGATGCCGCGACACCGTTGCGCTTCGTCGAATCGGTCTATTCCATGGGCGAATGGATCAGCCCGCACCGGCTCACGCACCTGGACCAGTTGCTCTGGCGCGCCGAGACCGACGAAGCCCTGGGCCTGTATCGCTGCCGCAACGACTATGCGCCGGATCCGTCGCAGCTTCCCGTCACGGATGAGACCGGGCAGGAAGATGACGACGAGATCTATCCCTATTCCTGA
- a CDS encoding Lrp/AsnC family transcriptional regulator, producing MNMVTSSKGKPLMPTLDDTDLACLVALQAEPRASWRELGAATGIAERTVARRLKRLMDADALRVIAEPDPLVTGRGVVLHAWVRCRSGRVPDVAERLAALDSCQLAVTLAGSADLMAELTLADEADMPDLVTRVLPSIDGVEHVEARLVLRPFRRAGQWRILAEAGAALEPAPSNPPAALTESEQRLAGHLMRDGRASLAELAEQVGVSEPTAHRMLQNLVDRRALSFRVEVEPSLVGFPVEAVISVQVRPQAVNALAAHLARDPNTRCLFGTSGASQLFWHVLCRDSPQLWDVVTRRLGELEGVLNSDVAVVMRAHKRCGIVRAGPLLGAED from the coding sequence ATGAATATGGTCACGTCAAGTAAGGGTAAGCCCCTAATGCCAACACTCGATGACACCGATCTGGCCTGCCTGGTGGCCCTGCAGGCCGAACCCCGCGCGTCCTGGCGCGAGCTGGGGGCGGCCACGGGCATCGCCGAGCGCACGGTGGCCCGGCGCCTGAAGCGCCTGATGGACGCGGACGCGCTGCGCGTCATCGCCGAGCCCGACCCGCTGGTCACCGGTCGCGGCGTAGTGCTGCATGCCTGGGTGCGTTGCCGTTCCGGGCGGGTGCCGGACGTGGCCGAAAGGCTGGCGGCGCTGGACAGCTGCCAACTGGCGGTGACGCTGGCCGGCTCGGCCGACCTGATGGCCGAGCTGACGCTGGCCGACGAGGCCGACATGCCGGACTTGGTGACGCGGGTGCTGCCTTCCATCGACGGCGTCGAGCATGTCGAGGCGCGGCTGGTGCTGCGGCCCTTCCGCCGCGCTGGCCAGTGGCGCATCCTGGCCGAGGCTGGCGCCGCGCTCGAGCCTGCGCCGTCCAATCCGCCCGCCGCGCTCACGGAGTCCGAGCAGCGCCTGGCCGGCCATCTGATGCGCGACGGCCGCGCCAGCCTGGCCGAGCTGGCCGAGCAGGTCGGCGTCAGCGAGCCCACCGCCCACCGCATGCTGCAAAACCTGGTGGACCGGCGCGCGTTGAGCTTCCGCGTGGAAGTCGAGCCGTCGCTGGTGGGCTTTCCGGTGGAGGCGGTGATTTCCGTGCAGGTGCGGCCTCAGGCGGTCAATGCGCTGGCCGCGCACCTGGCGCGCGATCCGAACACGCGCTGCCTGTTCGGCACCAGCGGCGCATCGCAGCTGTTCTGGCATGTGCTGTGCCGCGACAGCCCGCAGCTCTGGGACGTGGTGACGCGCCGGCTGGGCGAACTGGAAGGCGTGCTCAACAGCGATGTGGCCGTGGTGATGCGCGCGCACAAGCGCTGCGGCATCGTGCGCGCCGGCCCGCTGCTGGGCGCCGAAGACTGA
- the csy3 gene encoding type I-F CRISPR-associated protein Csy3, translating to MSNALKTASVLAFERKLDPSDAVFHAGNWEDLAKSASWPPVRLREKSVRGTISNRLKAKDQDPAKLDAAIENPNLQTVDVATLPADADTLKVQFTLRVLPGTGTPSACNSAEYQAKLLQTVQSYVAEHGYAELANRYAANLANGRFLWRNRVGAEHVRVDVARLKDGKADQQWRFDALAQNLRALDALSDEVKSLGSVIAEGLAGGHVLLQVTAFLRVGAGQEVFPSQELILDRGRGDKSKTLYQIGEKGQEIAAIHSQKIGNALRTIDTWYEGAHDLGPIAVEPYGSVTTQGKAYRQPKQKQDFYTLLDDWLLKDKAPPTEQQHFVMAVLIRGGVFGDAS from the coding sequence ATGTCGAACGCACTCAAGACCGCCTCCGTACTGGCCTTTGAACGCAAGCTGGATCCCTCCGATGCCGTCTTCCATGCTGGCAACTGGGAGGATCTGGCGAAATCCGCATCGTGGCCGCCCGTTCGGCTGCGCGAGAAATCCGTGCGCGGCACCATCTCCAACCGCCTCAAGGCCAAGGACCAGGATCCCGCCAAGCTCGACGCCGCGATAGAGAACCCCAACCTGCAAACCGTGGACGTGGCGACCCTGCCTGCGGATGCCGACACGCTCAAGGTGCAATTCACGCTGCGCGTGCTGCCCGGCACGGGCACGCCGTCCGCATGCAACAGCGCGGAATATCAGGCGAAACTCTTGCAGACCGTGCAGTCCTACGTCGCGGAGCACGGCTATGCCGAATTGGCCAACCGCTATGCGGCCAACCTGGCCAATGGCCGCTTCCTGTGGCGCAACCGGGTCGGTGCGGAACATGTGCGCGTGGATGTGGCGCGGCTCAAGGACGGCAAGGCTGACCAGCAATGGCGCTTCGATGCCCTGGCGCAGAATCTGCGCGCGCTTGATGCGTTGAGTGATGAGGTGAAGTCATTGGGTTCTGTGATCGCTGAGGGTTTGGCAGGCGGTCATGTGCTGCTGCAGGTCACGGCGTTCTTGCGGGTGGGTGCGGGGCAGGAGGTGTTTCCGTCCCAGGAACTGATCCTGGATCGCGGACGCGGCGACAAGAGCAAGACGCTCTACCAGATCGGCGAGAAAGGTCAGGAGATCGCCGCCATCCATTCCCAGAAGATCGGCAATGCCTTGCGCACTATCGATACCTGGTACGAAGGCGCGCACGATCTGGGGCCAATCGCTGTGGAACCCTACGGTTCGGTCACCACGCAAGGTAAGGCCTATCGCCAGCCCAAGCAGAAGCAGGACTTCTATACCCTGCTGGACGACTGGCTGCTCAAGGACAAGGCGCCGCCGACCGAGCAACAGCATTTCGTGATGGCGGTCTTGATCCGCGGCGGCGTGTTCGGCGACGCGAGCTGA
- a CDS encoding alpha/beta fold hydrolase yields the protein MSDSDFFDLPIRLHAVNGVRIAARVGGDGPPLLLLHGHPQTSAIWHRLWPTLTRHRTCVAADLRGYGDSDKPPAAPGHAAHSKRVMAQDMAALMRALGHERYEVLAHDRGARVAHRLGLDHPTAVTRLMLLDIAPTLDMYEHTTRAFAQAYFHWFWLIQPAPMPETMIERDPVFYLRSVMGGRPGGLAHFSARAMAEYERVARLPGWATGICEDYRASATVDLEHDRQGRAAGERLRMPVRALWGERGAVGRNFDVLALWRAIADQVDGGPLPGAHYLAEEIPDEVLREAGAFFGWA from the coding sequence ATGAGCGATAGCGATTTCTTCGACCTTCCGATCCGCCTGCACGCCGTCAATGGCGTGCGCATCGCCGCCCGCGTCGGCGGCGACGGGCCGCCGCTGTTGCTCTTGCACGGCCATCCCCAGACCAGCGCCATCTGGCATCGCCTGTGGCCGACACTGACGCGGCATCGCACCTGCGTGGCCGCCGATCTGCGCGGCTATGGCGACAGCGACAAGCCGCCGGCCGCGCCTGGCCACGCCGCGCATTCCAAGCGCGTCATGGCCCAGGACATGGCGGCGCTGATGCGCGCGCTGGGGCACGAACGCTACGAGGTGCTGGCGCATGACCGTGGCGCGCGCGTCGCGCACCGGCTGGGGCTGGATCATCCGACGGCCGTCACGCGCCTGATGCTGCTGGACATCGCGCCCACGTTGGATATGTACGAGCACACCACCCGCGCCTTCGCGCAGGCGTACTTCCACTGGTTCTGGCTGATCCAGCCCGCGCCCATGCCGGAGACCATGATCGAGCGCGATCCGGTGTTCTACCTGCGCTCGGTCATGGGCGGGCGGCCCGGCGGGCTGGCGCATTTCTCCGCGCGGGCCATGGCCGAGTACGAGCGCGTCGCGCGCCTGCCCGGCTGGGCCACGGGCATCTGCGAGGACTACCGCGCTTCCGCCACCGTGGATCTGGAGCATGACCGCCAGGGCCGAGCCGCCGGCGAGCGCCTGCGCATGCCGGTGCGCGCGCTGTGGGGCGAGCGCGGCGCGGTGGGCCGGAACTTCGATGTGCTGGCCCTGTGGCGCGCCATCGCCGACCAGGTCGACGGCGGGCCGTTGCCGGGCGCGCATTATCTGGCCGAGGAAATCCCCGACGAGGTGTTGCGCGAGGCGGGCGCGTTTTTTGGATGGGCTTGA
- the aspA gene encoding aspartate ammonia-lyase — MSDPAFRDEHDLLGDRAVPACAYYGVHTLRAQENFPITGIPISTYPELIRALAYIKQAAALSNCELGLLDERRCDAIIEACNELIKGRLHDQFVVDVIQGGAGTSTNMNANEVIANRALELLGQNRGDYHVLHPNEHVNIGQSTNDVYPSALKIATWFGVHGLIDAMDILREAFEAKAEAFKDVLKMGRTQLQDAVPMTLGQEFSTYAVMLGEDQARLREAVMLICEINMGATAIGTGITAHPDYAPLVLMHLRKITGIPLQTAPNLIEATQDCGAFVQLSGVLKRVAVKLSKTCNDLRLLSSGPRAGLGEINLPAMQAGSSIMPGKVNPVIPEVVNQIAFEVIGNDVTVSFAAEAGQLQLNAFEPIIAHSIFKSVSHLRNGCLTLAERCVKGITANADRLRASVENSIGIVTALNPYIGYANATSVAQEAHLSGGSVYDIVLSRGLLSKAQLDEILQPETLTHPVAMHPAAVRRPAGASQG, encoded by the coding sequence ATGAGCGACCCGGCATTCCGCGACGAGCATGACCTGCTGGGGGACCGCGCGGTCCCCGCCTGCGCCTACTACGGCGTGCACACCTTGCGTGCGCAGGAGAACTTTCCGATCACCGGCATCCCGATATCGACCTATCCGGAGCTGATCCGGGCGCTGGCCTATATCAAGCAGGCGGCGGCGTTGAGCAATTGCGAGCTTGGCCTGCTGGACGAACGGCGCTGCGACGCCATCATCGAAGCCTGCAACGAACTGATCAAGGGCCGGCTGCACGATCAGTTCGTGGTCGACGTTATCCAGGGCGGCGCGGGCACGTCCACCAACATGAACGCCAACGAGGTCATAGCCAACCGGGCGCTGGAGCTGCTGGGCCAGAACCGGGGCGACTACCATGTCCTGCACCCGAACGAGCATGTGAATATCGGCCAGAGCACCAACGACGTCTACCCGTCCGCGCTCAAGATCGCGACCTGGTTCGGCGTCCACGGACTGATCGACGCCATGGACATCCTGCGCGAGGCGTTCGAGGCCAAGGCCGAGGCCTTCAAGGACGTGCTGAAAATGGGCCGCACCCAGCTGCAGGACGCGGTGCCGATGACGCTGGGCCAGGAATTCAGCACCTATGCCGTGATGCTGGGCGAGGACCAGGCGCGACTGCGCGAAGCGGTGATGCTGATCTGCGAGATCAACATGGGCGCCACGGCGATCGGCACCGGCATCACGGCGCATCCCGACTATGCGCCGCTGGTGCTGATGCACCTGCGCAAGATCACCGGCATTCCGCTGCAGACGGCACCCAACCTGATCGAGGCCACCCAGGACTGCGGCGCGTTCGTGCAGCTGTCCGGCGTGCTCAAGCGGGTGGCGGTGAAGCTGTCGAAGACCTGCAACGACCTGCGGCTGCTGTCCAGCGGCCCGCGCGCCGGCCTGGGGGAGATCAACCTGCCGGCCATGCAGGCCGGCTCCAGCATCATGCCCGGCAAGGTGAATCCGGTCATCCCGGAAGTGGTCAACCAGATCGCCTTCGAGGTCATCGGCAACGATGTCACCGTCAGCTTCGCCGCCGAGGCCGGACAGTTGCAGCTCAATGCCTTCGAGCCCATCATCGCGCACAGCATCTTCAAAAGCGTCAGCCATCTGCGCAACGGCTGCCTGACCCTGGCCGAACGCTGCGTGAAAGGGATTACCGCCAACGCGGACCGCCTGCGCGCATCGGTCGAGAACTCCATCGGCATCGTGACGGCGCTGAACCCGTACATCGGCTACGCCAATGCCACCTCCGTGGCGCAGGAGGCGCACCTGAGCGGCGGCAGCGTCTATGACATCGTGCTGAGCCGGGGCCTGCTGTCCAAGGCCCAGCTCGACGAGATCCTGCAACCGGAAACGCTCACGCACCCCGTCGCGATGCACCCGGCCGCCGTGCGCAGGCCGGCTGGCGCGTCACAGGGCTAG
- the cas6f gene encoding type I-F CRISPR-associated endoribonuclease Cas6/Csy4, which produces MTTHYIDITLLPDPEFSHAHLLGALVAKLHRALVQLQSASIGVSFPQYRLRPRTMGSVLRLHGDPDALQDLMALAWLQGMRDHVRLTDLAPAPSDAPRYVVQRRQFKTSAERLRRRRMRRKGETADQAAAAIPDSVERQVELPFVRLNSASTRQPFCLFIAQERGEEGGAGKGFNSYGLSQGGTVPWF; this is translated from the coding sequence ATGACGACCCACTATATAGACATCACCTTGCTGCCCGATCCGGAGTTCAGCCACGCGCATCTGCTGGGGGCGTTGGTGGCCAAGCTGCATCGGGCCTTGGTGCAGCTGCAATCGGCAAGCATCGGGGTCAGCTTTCCCCAATACCGATTGCGGCCGCGCACCATGGGCTCGGTGCTGAGGTTGCACGGCGATCCCGATGCGCTTCAGGACCTGATGGCCTTGGCATGGCTGCAGGGCATGCGGGATCACGTTCGGCTGACTGACTTGGCACCTGCGCCATCCGACGCGCCGCGCTACGTGGTGCAGCGCCGTCAGTTCAAGACCAGCGCGGAACGCCTGCGCCGTCGCCGCATGCGTCGCAAGGGAGAAACGGCGGACCAGGCAGCCGCAGCCATTCCCGATAGCGTCGAGCGTCAGGTCGAATTGCCCTTCGTCCGTCTGAACAGCGCCAGCACCAGGCAGCCGTTCTGCCTGTTCATTGCTCAGGAGCGCGGGGAGGAGGGCGGGGCTGGTAAAGGGTTCAATTCCTATGGCTTGAGCCAGGGCGGTACGGTGCCGTGGTTTTGA
- a CDS encoding amino acid ABC transporter substrate-binding protein, which yields MASRTVWKPLLAFCAAGALLTGPAGAQESGASSLPDAARITFTTLTGKLAKARSTGSVALGYREDAIPFSFLNARKQPVGYSIELCKALVSSIEDAIERTVDIQWVPVTADSRIDAVVTGRVDLECGSTTSNVERQKRVAFSPVIFVAGTKVMVKWGSPISSFRDLAGRTVAVTAGTTNEKALRDLDQKFKLGMRLQVVNTHADGYARVTRGEADAFATDDVLLYGLLAQHGKAGGGAEMVVVGDYLSYDPYAIMFRKDDPQLAQLVKDSFQVLAEDGEIERQYRRWFLRKLPTGASLDLPMSAQLQTLIETMAIKSQ from the coding sequence ATGGCCTCCCGAACTGTCTGGAAACCGTTGCTGGCCTTCTGCGCGGCGGGCGCCCTGCTGACCGGCCCCGCCGGCGCGCAGGAAAGCGGCGCATCGTCCCTGCCCGACGCCGCGCGCATCACGTTCACGACCCTGACCGGCAAGCTGGCCAAGGCCCGCAGCACGGGCAGCGTCGCGCTGGGCTATCGCGAAGACGCGATCCCGTTCTCCTTCCTCAACGCCCGCAAGCAGCCCGTGGGCTACTCCATCGAGCTGTGCAAGGCGCTGGTGTCGTCCATCGAGGACGCCATCGAAAGAACAGTCGACATCCAATGGGTGCCGGTCACCGCCGACTCCCGCATCGACGCGGTGGTCACGGGCCGCGTCGACCTGGAGTGCGGGTCCACCACCAGCAATGTCGAGCGGCAGAAGCGCGTGGCCTTTTCCCCGGTCATCTTCGTGGCCGGCACCAAGGTGATGGTCAAGTGGGGATCGCCGATCAGCTCGTTCCGCGATCTGGCGGGCAGGACGGTCGCGGTGACGGCCGGCACCACCAACGAGAAGGCGCTGCGCGACCTGGACCAGAAGTTCAAGCTCGGCATGCGGCTGCAGGTCGTGAACACGCACGCCGACGGCTACGCGCGCGTGACCCGCGGCGAGGCCGACGCCTTCGCCACCGACGATGTGCTGCTGTACGGCCTGCTGGCGCAGCACGGCAAGGCGGGCGGCGGCGCCGAAATGGTGGTGGTGGGCGACTACCTGTCCTACGACCCCTACGCCATCATGTTCCGCAAGGACGATCCGCAGCTCGCCCAGCTCGTCAAGGACAGCTTCCAGGTGCTGGCCGAGGATGGCGAGATCGAGCGCCAGTACCGCCGCTGGTTCCTGCGCAAGCTGCCCACCGGCGCCAGCCTGGATCTGCCCATGAGCGCGCAGCTGCAGACCCTGATCGAAACCATGGCCATCAAATCACAATAA
- a CDS encoding amidase, whose amino-acid sequence MSAPDTALHFQDALGIGRAIRQGTLTSRQAATHFLDRIERAGALNAYSVVTAERALAQADAADRLLAAGIVLGPLHGVPVAVKDSVQWEGTEATLGSQARAGQISAGTAQALRALAAHGMVILGKTRMTEFAFGLSGQNGTQGTARNPWDAVQARAPGGSSSGAAVAVAAGLAPIALGGDTGGSVRAPAALNGLVGYKPSTGLISRAGSLPLSDTLDVLGPIARNVADARALAVLLSGPDVDDAATLALPPGCVTALRHLETRAPGPLAVLAPEAWPAALGEASLALWRHTLDQLAAAGHTPQTWTPPPGLSFDRMAEDNSLVLAYEAYRYYGALAEDPAQPLWTVVRSRIAAGGRIRQADYEAALQRRDADIAAYARAMQGHDALLMPACDQAAQPLDAADLRHAGLGKLLRPANFLGAAAISLPAGFDGEGMPIGVQLLAPAGEDAALMDCAAAVEGVLGVEVRRPEVGAWGL is encoded by the coding sequence ATGTCCGCACCCGATACCGCCCTGCACTTCCAAGACGCCCTCGGCATCGGCCGCGCCATCCGTCAGGGAACGCTGACGTCGCGCCAGGCCGCCACGCATTTCCTGGACCGCATCGAGCGCGCCGGCGCGCTCAACGCGTACAGCGTGGTCACGGCCGAGCGCGCGCTGGCGCAGGCGGACGCCGCCGACCGGCTGCTGGCCGCCGGCATCGTGCTGGGCCCGCTGCACGGCGTGCCGGTGGCGGTGAAGGACAGCGTGCAATGGGAAGGCACCGAAGCCACGCTGGGCTCGCAGGCGCGCGCCGGCCAGATCAGCGCCGGCACCGCCCAGGCGCTGCGCGCGCTGGCCGCGCACGGCATGGTGATCCTGGGCAAGACGCGCATGACCGAATTCGCGTTCGGGCTGTCCGGCCAGAACGGCACGCAAGGCACCGCACGCAACCCCTGGGACGCCGTTCAGGCCCGCGCGCCGGGCGGCTCGTCCAGCGGCGCGGCCGTGGCCGTGGCCGCGGGGCTGGCGCCGATCGCGCTGGGCGGCGACACCGGCGGCTCCGTGCGCGCGCCGGCGGCGCTGAACGGCCTGGTCGGCTACAAGCCGTCGACCGGCCTGATCAGCCGCGCCGGCAGCCTGCCGCTGTCGGACACGCTGGACGTGCTCGGCCCCATCGCCCGCAATGTCGCCGACGCGCGCGCGCTGGCCGTGCTGCTGTCCGGCCCCGACGTCGACGACGCCGCCACGCTGGCGCTGCCCCCGGGCTGCGTGACCGCGCTGCGCCATCTCGAAACGCGCGCCCCCGGCCCGCTGGCCGTGCTGGCGCCGGAGGCCTGGCCCGCCGCGCTGGGCGAGGCCAGCCTCGCGCTGTGGCGCCACACGCTGGACCAGCTGGCCGCCGCCGGCCACACGCCCCAAACCTGGACGCCCCCGCCCGGCCTGTCCTTCGACCGCATGGCCGAGGACAACTCGCTGGTGCTGGCCTACGAGGCCTACCGCTACTACGGCGCGCTGGCCGAAGACCCCGCCCAACCGCTCTGGACCGTGGTGCGCTCGCGCATCGCGGCCGGCGGCCGCATCCGCCAGGCCGACTACGAGGCCGCCCTGCAACGCCGCGACGCCGACATAGCCGCCTACGCCCGCGCCATGCAGGGCCACGACGCGCTGCTCATGCCCGCCTGCGACCAGGCCGCTCAACCGCTGGACGCCGCCGACCTGCGCCACGCCGGCCTGGGCAAGCTGCTGCGCCCGGCCAACTTTCTGGGCGCTGCGGCGATTTCGCTGCCTGCGGGGTTTGATGGGGAGGGGATGCCGATCGGGGTGCAGCTGCTGGCGCCGGCGGGGGAGGATGCAGCGTTGATGGATTGCGCGGCGGCGGTGGAGGGGGTGTTGGGGGTGGAGGTCAGGCGGCCGGAGGTGGGGGCTTGGGGGTTGTAG